DNA sequence from the bacterium genome:
GCAACACCTCGGAAAAGGATTTCCACCGGATGGTCGAGGCGGCCAAGGAATACATCCGGGCCGGCGATATCTTCCAGGTGGTCCTCTCCCAAAGATGGGAGACGCCCTTTCGCGGCTCGCCCTTTCAGGTTTATCGTGAGCTGCGCCGGCTGAATCCCTCGCCCTACCTGTTTTACCTCCAGATGGAGGACCAGGCCTTGGTCGGCTCTTCGCCCGAGGTGATGGTGCGGCTGGAAGATTCCAAGGTGACGGTGCGTCCGATTGCCGGAACCCGGCGGCGGGGCCGGGACGCCGAGGACGAGGTCCGGATGGAGCAGGAAATGCGGGAGGATCCCAAAGAGGTCGCCGAGCACATCATGCTCCTCGACTTGGGCCGGAACGACGTCGGCCGGGTTGCGAAGAAGGGGACGGTCAAGGTGACCGAACGCTTGGTGACCGAGAAATACTCCCACGTCATGCACATGGTCTCCAACGTCGAGGGCGAGCTGAGCCCGGGTTTCGACGCGGTCGACGTGGTCAAGGCGGCCTTCCCGGCCGGGACGCTCTCGGGCGCGCCCAAGATCCGGGCGATGGAGATCATCGAGGAGCTGGAAAACGCCCGCCGCGGGCCCTATGGCGGGGCGGTCGGATATTTCGATTTCTACGGCAACCTCGACATGGCGATCACCATCCGCAGCGTCGCCTTCGCCGGCGGCAAGGCTTGGTTCCAATCGGGCGGCGGCGTCGTCCTCGACTCCAAGCCCGAGCTCGAATTTTTGGAGACGAACAACAAGGCTCGAGCGGTATTGGAGGCACTTAAGCGATGCTCCTGATGATCGACAACTACGACTCCTTCACCTATAACCTCGTCCAGTATTTGAGCGAGCTCGGGGCCGAGCTCTTGGTGAAGCGCAACGACGAGCTGAGCGTCGACGAGGCCCGCCGGCTGAAGCCGGAGGCGGTCGTGATCTCGCCCGGCCCCTGCACGCCCAATGAAGCCGGGATTTCGCTCGAGCTCTTGAAAAAGCTCTCGCCCGAGCTGCCGATCCTCGGCGTTTGCCTCGGCCACCAGGCTCTCGGCCAAGCCTTCGGCGGCAAGGTCGTCCGGGCCAAGAACGTCATGCACGGCAAGACCAGCCTCATCCATCACGACGGCAAGACCCTGTATCAAGGGCTGGAGAACCCCTTTGTCGCCACCCGCTATCATTCGTTGCTGGTCGAGCGGGAGAGCCTGCCCGACAGCCTGGAGATTTCGGCCTGGACCGATGCCGGCGAGATCATGGGCCTGCGCCACCGCGAATATCCGGTCGAGGGCGTCCAATTCCATCCCGAGTCCATCTTGACCGAGGCCGGCAAGGATTTGCTGCGGAACTTCCTCAAACGGGTGGCGGCGCGATGAATACCCCAACGACGGGAATGAGGGAACTACTGCGCAAGATCGTCGACGGTGCGCCGCTGAGCCCTGCGGAGATTCGCGGCGGCTTCGAGGCTATCCTCAAGGAGGAGACCCGGGATTCGGAGATCGCGCTTTTCCTGACCTCGCTCTCGACCCGCGGGATCGACGCCGACGTCTTGACCGAGGCGGCGAAAGTGCTGCGCGAAAAGATGACTCCGGTGCGCCTGACGACGCTCGGCGCCATCGACACCTGCGGGACCGGCGGCGACAAGACCGGCTCTTTCAACTTTTCGACCGGCGCGGCGCTCTTGGCCGCGGCCTGCGGGGTCCCGGTGGCCAAGCACGGCAACCGGGCGATCAGCTCGAAGTCGGGCAGCGCCGACCTGCTGGAGGCATTGGACATTCCGATCGAGCTCGGCGCCGAGGAAATCGCGGCCGCCGTGGCCCGCGACGGCTTCGGCTTCATGCTGGCGCCGCGCTTCCACCCGGCCACCGCCCGGGTGCAGCAGATCCGCAAGCGCTTGGAAACGACGACCGTCTTCAATTTCCTGGGCCCGCTGCTCAATCCGGCCGGGGTGAAGCGGCAGGTGGTTGGGGTTTTCGCCCCGGCGATGCGGCCGGTCATGGCCGAGGCCTTGCGGCGACTGGGGACCGAAAAAGCCTGGGTGGTCAGCAGCGATCAGGGGATGGACGAGTTGAGCACCGGCGGCTTAACCTACGTGACCGAGGTGAGCCCCGAGGGTTTGCGGGAAGAGCTTGTTCAGCCCGGCGACGCCGGCCTGCGCGAGAGCGACGTGAAGTTCCTGGCCGGCAAGGACGCGGCCCACAACGCTAAGTTGCTGCGAGGAATTTTCGACAAGACTTTTTTCGGACCGATCCGCGACGGCTTGGTCTTGAACGCCGCCGCGGCTTTGGTGGTGGCGGACAAGGCGAAGGATTTGAAAGAGGCGGCGGTGCTGGCCAAGGACGCCATCGAGAGCGGGGCGGCGGCGGATATTTTGGAGAGGTTGAGTAAAAGACAAATGTCGTCCCGAACGGAGTGAGGGATCCCTGCGGGATAGTTTTTCGAAAAGGTCATCCGCAGGGATTCCTCGTCGCTCCTCGGAATGACAAGGCAACGTATGTCCATCTTAGATAAAATCTTCGATTACAAGAAAGACGAGCTCGCGCACTACAAGCGCCAGGCCCGGCTGGAGGACCTGCGCTCCAAGGTCCGGGACCATGCTTACCGTCCGCTGCCGTTGCGTCGCCGGCTCGAGGACAGCGCCGCTCCTTTCGCCGTGATCGCCGAGATCAAGCAGCGCTCGCCCAGCAAGGGCCTGCTCCGGGAGAATTTCGATCCGCCGGCCATCGCCCGGGATTACGAAGAGCACGGCGCCGCCGCCCTGTCGGTCTTGACCGACGAGCATTTCTTCGGCGGCCATCTCGACCATCTCCGCCAAGTCCGGGCGACCGTCGATTTGCCTTTGTTGCGCAAGGACTTCGTCTGGGATCCTTACCAAATCTATGCCGCCCGCGAGGCCGGGGCCGATGCGATTTTGCTGATCGCCGCGATGCTCGGCAGATCCCAGATCGAGGATCTCGAGGGCCTTGCCGAGGAGCTGAATCTCTCGGTCCTGTTGGAAGTTCACGACGCCGCCGAGGCCGACTTGGCCGCCGCGGTCGGAGCCCGGTTGGTCGGGGTCAACAACCGCGATCTCAAGACCTTCAAGGTCGACGTCGCCTTGAGCGAGAAGCTCCTGCCCCGGTTGCCGGCCGCCGCCCTCAAGGTCGCCGAGAGCGGCCTCGACAAGCGCGAAACCTTGGCGCGCTTGAAGGCCGCCGGCATCGGCGCCTTCTTGATCGGCGAGGCCTTCATGAAAGCCAAGAGCCCCGGCTCCGCGCTGAAGGAGTTGCTCCAATGACCTTGGTGAAGATCTGCGGCCTGACCAATTTGAACGACACTCTCGACGCCATCGAGCTGGGCGCCGATTACTTGGGATTCAATTTCTATCCCGATTCGCCGCGCTTCCTGCCTTACGAGAAGGCGAGGGAAATTTTTCAGGAGATCCCGACCAACATCCCGAAGGTCGGAGTCTTCGTCAACGCCGACCCCCAAGAGGTCCTCGACGTCGCCATCGAACTGGAGCTTGACTTGCTTCAATTCCACGGCGATGAATCGGCCGAGTCCCTCAATGTCCTGGGAAGGCCCTGGTACAAGGCTTTTCGTCTGAAGGAAGAGGCCGACCTGATCGAGATCCCCAAATACCAGTGCGAGTGGATCTTGGTCGACGCTTATTCCGAAAAAGCCTACGGCGGCACCGGGCTGACCGCCCATTGGGACCTGGTCCGCGAGGCCGGGAAGCTCGGCAAGAAGATCATCCTGGCCGGCGGCCT
Encoded proteins:
- the trpC gene encoding indole-3-glycerol phosphate synthase TrpC; the protein is MSILDKIFDYKKDELAHYKRQARLEDLRSKVRDHAYRPLPLRRRLEDSAAPFAVIAEIKQRSPSKGLLRENFDPPAIARDYEEHGAAALSVLTDEHFFGGHLDHLRQVRATVDLPLLRKDFVWDPYQIYAAREAGADAILLIAAMLGRSQIEDLEGLAEELNLSVLLEVHDAAEADLAAAVGARLVGVNNRDLKTFKVDVALSEKLLPRLPAAALKVAESGLDKRETLARLKAAGIGAFLIGEAFMKAKSPGSALKELLQ
- the trpD gene encoding anthranilate phosphoribosyltransferase → MRELLRKIVDGAPLSPAEIRGGFEAILKEETRDSEIALFLTSLSTRGIDADVLTEAAKVLREKMTPVRLTTLGAIDTCGTGGDKTGSFNFSTGAALLAAACGVPVAKHGNRAISSKSGSADLLEALDIPIELGAEEIAAAVARDGFGFMLAPRFHPATARVQQIRKRLETTTVFNFLGPLLNPAGVKRQVVGVFAPAMRPVMAEALRRLGTEKAWVVSSDQGMDELSTGGLTYVTEVSPEGLREELVQPGDAGLRESDVKFLAGKDAAHNAKLLRGIFDKTFFGPIRDGLVLNAAAALVVADKAKDLKEAAVLAKDAIESGAAADILERLSKRQMSSRTE
- a CDS encoding phosphoribosylanthranilate isomerase; this encodes MTLVKICGLTNLNDTLDAIELGADYLGFNFYPDSPRFLPYEKAREIFQEIPTNIPKVGVFVNADPQEVLDVAIELELDLLQFHGDESAESLNVLGRPWYKAFRLKEEADLIEIPKYQCEWILVDAYSEKAYGGTGLTAHWDLVREAGKLGKKIILAGGLNPENVGIAVATVNPFMVDVASGVEEQPGIKDRHKMEVFISRAKAGLTRVK
- the trpE gene encoding anthranilate synthase component I, whose translation is MPISFKEFRRLASRGNLIPLVETLNADTETPVSAFLKMTEGPHRFLFESIEGGQRWGRYSFLGSEPSLVLRSRGDVIEIRRGKRVDRLQGNPLDAIRETLKGFQPVDGEDLPRLVGGFVGYLGYDMVRFMEKLPDRKKPSLPLDDCRLMLQDSLVAFDNFRHEVKLVAMAHLDGRVTEKKAYEKALRRLQALAARLKRPLPREKARRKAGAIKPKSNTSEKDFHRMVEAAKEYIRAGDIFQVVLSQRWETPFRGSPFQVYRELRRLNPSPYLFYLQMEDQALVGSSPEVMVRLEDSKVTVRPIAGTRRRGRDAEDEVRMEQEMREDPKEVAEHIMLLDLGRNDVGRVAKKGTVKVTERLVTEKYSHVMHMVSNVEGELSPGFDAVDVVKAAFPAGTLSGAPKIRAMEIIEELENARRGPYGGAVGYFDFYGNLDMAITIRSVAFAGGKAWFQSGGGVVLDSKPELEFLETNNKARAVLEALKRCS
- a CDS encoding aminodeoxychorismate/anthranilate synthase component II, whose amino-acid sequence is MLLMIDNYDSFTYNLVQYLSELGAELLVKRNDELSVDEARRLKPEAVVISPGPCTPNEAGISLELLKKLSPELPILGVCLGHQALGQAFGGKVVRAKNVMHGKTSLIHHDGKTLYQGLENPFVATRYHSLLVERESLPDSLEISAWTDAGEIMGLRHREYPVEGVQFHPESILTEAGKDLLRNFLKRVAAR